The DNA sequence TGCTGTCGGCGTCGGCCGAGCCCCAGCTGCCCAAGGGCCACTCCCCCACCACCGCCGAACTCGTACGGCAGTCCCTGATCAGCGCCGACGGGCCGCTGTCGGCCCAGGAGATCGCCGAACGCACGGGGGTGAGCCGCCAGACCGCACAGCGCTATCTGAAGCTGCTGGAGCGCACGGGACGGGCCAGGCTGACCCTGAAGTACGGCGACGCGGGCCGCCCGGAACACCGTTACGTGTGGGCGACCCGCGCCTGAGGACACGGCCCGTGAAAGCAAGGGCTGTGGGCGACCCGCGCCTGGGGACACGGCCCGTGAAAGCGGGGGCGGACCGTGCCCGCCCTCCTTGGATGCCGTGCCCTCCCCGGATACGGAGGACGGCGCCGGCCGTCTCCGCCGGCCGCTACACGGCCCCCGCGCCGGTCAGTGAGCGCACCTCGGCCTCCGCGTGCCGGGCCTCGTCGGGCACCTCGGTCGAGGTGACCGTGCCGAGCCAGCCCGCGGCGAAGCCCAGCGGAATGGAGACCAGCCCCGGGTTCTGCAGCGGGAAGACCTGGAAGTCGGCGCCGGGGAAGAGGGACGCGGGGCTGCCCGACACGACGGGTGACAGCAGCACCAGCACCACGGCCGGGACCAGGCCCCCGTAGACGGCCCACACGGCACCGCGCGTGGTGAAGCCCCGCCAGAACAGGGAGTAGAGCAGCACGGGGAGGTTGGCGGAGGCGGCCACCGCGAAGGCGAGGCCCACGAGGAACGCGACGTTGAGATCGCGGGCCAGCAGCCCGAGGGCGATCGCGAGCAGGCCGATGCCGACGGCGGCGACCCGGGCCACGGCCACCTCGCTGCGCGGTCCTCGACCGCTTCGGCGCCGCAGGGAGGCGTACAGGTCGTGTGCGACGGACGCGGAGGAGGCGAGCGTGATCCCGGCGACCACGGCGAGGATCGTGGCGAAGGCGACGGCGGCGACGACCGCGAACAGGACCGTTCCGCCCGTGGAGCCGGCGCCGCCGCCGAGGTCGAGTGCCAGCAGGGGCACCGCCGTGTTCCCGGACCGGTCGGAGGCGCGTATGGCGTCCGGTCCGATGAGGGCGGCCGCACCGAAGCCGAGCACGATCGTCATCAGGTAGAAGCCCCCGATGAGGCCGATCGCCCAGACGACCGAACGCCGTGCCGCGCGGGCGGTGGGGACGGTGTAGAAGCGGGACAGGATGTGCGGCAGCCCGGCCGTGCCGAGCACCAGCGCGAGACCGAGGCTGATGAAGTCGAGGCGCGCGGTCCAGTCCCCGCCGTAGGCGAGACCGGGTGCGAGGAACGCCTCCCCGTGGCCGCTGCGCTCGGCCGCCGTGTGCAGCAGGCGGTTGATGTCACCGTGGAACCGCAGCAGGACGAGGACGGTCAGCGCGACGGTGCCGCCGAGCAGCAGGACCGCCTTGACGATCTGGATCCACGTGGTGGCGCGCATCCCTCCCAGCGACACGTAGATCACCATGAGCGCGCCGACGCCGATGACGGTCCATGCCCGCGCGGCCTCGCCGGTGCCGCCGAGCAGCAGCGCGACCAGGCTGCCCGCGCCCACCATCTGCGCCACCAGGTACAGGACGGACACGGTGACCGACGAGGTCCCGGCCGCGATGCGCACCGGCCGCTCCCGCATACGGGCCGCGACCACGTCGGCGAGGGTGAACCGACCGCAGTTGCGCACCAGTTCGGCGACCAGGAACAGGACCACCAGCCAGGCCACGAGGAAGCCGACCGAGTAGAGCATCCCGTCGTAGCCGACGAGCGCGATGAGTCCGGAGATGCCGAGGAAGGACGCGGCCGACATGTAGTCGCCCGCGATGGCAAAACCATTCTCCATCGGCGAGAAGAGCCGGCCGCCCGCGTAGAACTCCTCCGCCGAACCCTGCCGGTGGCGGCTCACCCAGGTCGTGATGCCCAGCGTGACCGCGACGAACGCGCTGAACAGCAGCAGGGCCGACGTCTGGTGATCGGCCGTCATGAGGCACCGCCCCGCTCCCGCGCCAGCTCCTGGGTGTCCCAGCGCAGTTCCAGCGCCGCCCGGTCCCTGCGCAGCCGCGCGTGCCGTACGTAGGCCCAGGTGAACAGGAAGGTGGTCAGGAACTGGCCGAGCCCCGCCAGCATCCCCAGGTTCACGGCGCCCGCGACGGGCCGTGCCATCAGGTCCGGCGCGGTCGTGGCGGTGACGACGTACGCCACGTACCAGGCGAGGAAGACCACGACCGCCGGGACCACGAAGCGCCGGTACCGGCTGCGCACCTCCTGGAAGGCCGCGCTGCGCTGGACTTCGAGGTAGACGTCGGCGCTCCGCGCGGCACCCGGCTCGCGGCGCGGCGGCGGCACCCCCGCCCCGGCCTGCTCGCCCCAGCCCGAGGCCAGGGCGTCGTACCAGGGATCGTCGTACCTCACGTCCCCCGAGTTGCTTGGCTGCATGCCCAAGGATGGACAGAACGGGAAGATCTCTGACTCTTCTTCCCGTTCCGCTTCACCCCATCAGGTGACTCGCTCCCGCCCGAGCCCACCCGAGCGCGTCCGGCGGAGCCGTTACGCGTCGATGCGCGACCGGTCGAGCGTCGCCGCGGAGCTGGAGATGAACTCCTTGCGCGGGGCGACGTCGTTGCCCATGAGGAGGTCGAAGACCTGCTCGGCGGCCTCCAGATCGGTGAGGTTGATCCGGCGCAGGGTGCGGTGACGGGGGTCCATGGTGGTCTCGGCCAGCTGGTCGGCGTCCATCTCGCCGAGACCCTTGTAGCGCTGGATCGAGTCCTTGTAGCGGACGCCCTTGCTCTGGAATTCCATGAGCTTGTCGCGCAGTTCCCGGTCCGAGTACGTGTAGACGTACTTGTCCTGCCCCTTCTTGGGCTGGACGATCTCGATCCTGTGCAGCGGGGGCACCGCCGCGAACACCCGGCCGGCCTCCACCATGGGGCGCATGTAGCGGTGGAACAGCGTCAGCAGCAGCGTGCGGATGTGCGAGCCGTCGACGTCGGCGTCGGTCATCATGATGATCTTGCCGTAGCGCGCCGTGTCGATGTCGAAGGTCCGGCCCGATCCGGCCCCTATGACCTGGATGATCGCACCGCACTCGGCGTTCTTCAGCATGTCCGTCACGGACGACTTCTGGACGTTGAGGATCTTTCCGCGGATCGGCAGGAGCGCCTGGAACTCCGAGTTCCGCGCGAGCTTGGCCGTGCCGAGCGCGGAGTCGCCCTCGACGATGAACAGCTCGCTGCGGTCGACGTCGTCACTGCGGCAGTCGGCGAGCTTGGCCGGCAGCGAGGAGGACTCCAGGGCCGTCTTGCGGCGCTGCGCGTCCTTGTGCTGGCGGGCCGCGATGCGGGTGCGGGCCGCGGCGACAGCCTTCTCCATGACGACGCGCGCCTGCTGGGCGGCGTCGCGCTTGGTGGAGGTCAGGAACGCCTTGAGCTCCTTGGCGATCACGTTGTTCACGATGCGGCGGGCCGCCGAGGTGCCGAGGACCTCCTTGGTCTGCCCCTCGAACTGGGGCTCGGCCAGGCGGACCGTGACCACCGCGGTGAGGCCCTCCAGGGCGTCGTCCTTGACGATGTCGTCCTCGGCCACGCGCAGCATCTTCTTGGCGCGCAGCACCTCGTTCATCGTCTTGGCGACGGCCTGCTCGAAACCGGCGACATGGGTGCCGCCCTTGGGGGTGGCGATGATGTTGACGAACGACCGGAGCGTGGTGTCGTAACCCGTGCCCCAGCGCATCGCGACGTCGACACCGAGCTCGCGGGTGACCTCGGTGGGCGTCATCTGGCCGTGCTCGTCGAGCACGGGGACCGTCTCCTTGAAGGTGCCCTGACCAGTGAAGCGGAGGGTGTCGCAGACGGGCCTGTCGGTGGCCAGGAACTCGCAGAACTCGCTGATGCCGCCGTCGAAGCGGAAGGACTCCTCGCCCTTGCTGCCGCCCTCGCCGAGCCCGAACTCGTCACGGACGACGATGGTCAGGCCGGGCACCAGGAACGCGGTCTGGCGGGCGCGCTGGTGCAGCGTCTCCAGGGCGAGCTTGGCGTCCTTGAGGAAGATCTGGCGGTCGGCCCAGTAGCGCACGCGCGTGCCGCTGCGGGTCTTGGGGATCTTCTTGGTCCTGCGCAGCCCGCTCCCGGCCTCGAACTTCGCGTCCGGCCCCAGGGCGGCGAAGGCGCCGGGGACACCGCGCCGGAAGCTGATGGCGTGGGTGTGCCCGCCCCGGTCGACCTCGACGTCCAGCCGCGCGGAGAGCGCGTTGACGACGGAGGCACCGACGCCGTGCAGACCGCCGGAGGCGGCGTAGGAGCCGCCGCCGAACTTGCCGCCGGCGTGCAGCTTGGTCATGACGACCTCGACACCGGAGAGACCGGTCTTGGGCTCGACGTCGACCGGGATG is a window from the Streptomyces capillispiralis genome containing:
- a CDS encoding solute symporter family protein; amino-acid sequence: MTADHQTSALLLFSAFVAVTLGITTWVSRHRQGSAEEFYAGGRLFSPMENGFAIAGDYMSAASFLGISGLIALVGYDGMLYSVGFLVAWLVVLFLVAELVRNCGRFTLADVVAARMRERPVRIAAGTSSVTVSVLYLVAQMVGAGSLVALLLGGTGEAARAWTVIGVGALMVIYVSLGGMRATTWIQIVKAVLLLGGTVALTVLVLLRFHGDINRLLHTAAERSGHGEAFLAPGLAYGGDWTARLDFISLGLALVLGTAGLPHILSRFYTVPTARAARRSVVWAIGLIGGFYLMTIVLGFGAAALIGPDAIRASDRSGNTAVPLLALDLGGGAGSTGGTVLFAVVAAVAFATILAVVAGITLASSASVAHDLYASLRRRSGRGPRSEVAVARVAAVGIGLLAIALGLLARDLNVAFLVGLAFAVAASANLPVLLYSLFWRGFTTRGAVWAVYGGLVPAVVLVLLSPVVSGSPASLFPGADFQVFPLQNPGLVSIPLGFAAGWLGTVTSTEVPDEARHAEAEVRSLTGAGAV
- a CDS encoding DUF485 domain-containing protein; the encoded protein is MQPSNSGDVRYDDPWYDALASGWGEQAGAGVPPPRREPGAARSADVYLEVQRSAAFQEVRSRYRRFVVPAVVVFLAWYVAYVVTATTAPDLMARPVAGAVNLGMLAGLGQFLTTFLFTWAYVRHARLRRDRAALELRWDTQELARERGGAS
- a CDS encoding DNA gyrase/topoisomerase IV subunit B, whose protein sequence is MTAETSVPSTALLAGADRDGSNYTARHLLVLEGLEAVRKRPGMYIGSTDSRGLMHCLWEIIDNSVDEALGGYCDHIDVVLHDDGSVEVRDNGRGIPVDVEPKTGLSGVEVVMTKLHAGGKFGGGSYAASGGLHGVGASVVNALSARLDVEVDRGGHTHAISFRRGVPGAFAALGPDAKFEAGSGLRRTKKIPKTRSGTRVRYWADRQIFLKDAKLALETLHQRARQTAFLVPGLTIVVRDEFGLGEGGSKGEESFRFDGGISEFCEFLATDRPVCDTLRFTGQGTFKETVPVLDEHGQMTPTEVTRELGVDVAMRWGTGYDTTLRSFVNIIATPKGGTHVAGFEQAVAKTMNEVLRAKKMLRVAEDDIVKDDALEGLTAVVTVRLAEPQFEGQTKEVLGTSAARRIVNNVIAKELKAFLTSTKRDAAQQARVVMEKAVAAARTRIAARQHKDAQRRKTALESSSLPAKLADCRSDDVDRSELFIVEGDSALGTAKLARNSEFQALLPIRGKILNVQKSSVTDMLKNAECGAIIQVIGAGSGRTFDIDTARYGKIIMMTDADVDGSHIRTLLLTLFHRYMRPMVEAGRVFAAVPPLHRIEIVQPKKGQDKYVYTYSDRELRDKLMEFQSKGVRYKDSIQRYKGLGEMDADQLAETTMDPRHRTLRRINLTDLEAAEQVFDLLMGNDVAPRKEFISSSAATLDRSRIDA